From a single Calothrix sp. NIES-2098 genomic region:
- a CDS encoding transposase → MLWQNVMRSHPHYQVHQLIYATALAISLLSLTFTDTERIWASCRSILNAIFYVQRTGCQWEMLPHDLPPYTTVYGYFQKWQRKGI, encoded by the coding sequence TTGCTGTGGCAAAATGTTATGCGATCGCATCCTCACTACCAAGTCCACCAACTAATTTATGCTACTGCCCTTGCGATCTCGCTACTTTCGTTAACGTTTACCGACACCGAAAGGATTTGGGCATCCTGTAGAAGTATTCTCAATGCCATTTTCTACGTGCAACGGACTGGATGTCAGTGGGAAATGCTACCTCATGACCTGCCTCCATATACAACCGTGTATGGCTACTTTCAAAAATGGCAGCGCAAAGGCATTTGA
- a CDS encoding WD-40 repeat-containing protein codes for MSEQQINNDRSLQQLAWAIQASVGQFKLILAKCNYLQQRDRLIARLQEISAVKISVLVLKPSQRTLYTAIREECGDDIQALTILGLEKLQDLPQMLIAANQVREEFRKNLPFPIVLWVNDEIHTQMMQLAPDLESWATTKKFAITINELTNFLQQTASQLFDNILNINLELIAEIQSAWQELQVWTQDLTPELKANCDFVLGLVAYINKNLDAAIEHYNQSWDYWQTNNDFERQGKILTQITICYYEKARADDRNHPYVRNHEAVDAAFDSIAATFRVSAVNQETITNYLQQTIAAFQAAQRPDLIANSLDQFGIILRYLEDWQQLKTLAQQALIVHEAENNTLKISQDYSFLAETELAQQHWQPAQKLAETALKFLSTTHQPVPLELSPINVIAHQQKLLLIIAQAQDNLAQCQAAINNLEQARKLSITDNDPQLYLSILANLHSIYFEQKQYLKAFDAKLEARSIEQQFGLRAFIGAGRLQATKQLDTQVLAALQIDNQDNIAPEIAASGRQLDVERVIERIGRPDYKLIVIHGQSGVGKSSLVNAGLIPALKRKAIGVQDNLVVAIRVYTNWVEELGRVLQDREDKGDKERSRSAGFRRSELRRDKGELRRRNSGSEGDNSGFLPDSSSSEGESSSSEHDTPSFLLDNPSSEHDNPSFLLDTPSSEHDNPSFLLDNPSSEHDNPSFLPETPSSEHDNPSFLPETPSSEPQTSPSPLSSRSSDRRFPPFRLLSLSPLSPLSPSPPVLLAQLRNNEQRNLRTVLIFDQFEEFFFVYPEPKQRRQFFEFLGECLNILSVKVILSLRVDYLHYLLECNRLASLKIIGNDILSNNVLYELGNFSPDDAKAIIQRLTQNTSFYLEPALIDKLVQDLAGEVGEVRPIELQVIGAQLQTENITTLAKYQELGGNAKEELVKRYLAEVVDDCGVENQQAAELLLYLLTDEKGTRPLKTRTELERDLQALVADVAADSNKLDLILEIFVKSGLVVLLPENPADRYQLVHDYLAAFIRQQQEPKLKQVMAELEEERKQRKISEDKLLIFEQRQQANQTLSIAQARAKQEALPRKIFPDWKEIFGAITFICIIIILRSLGLLQLLELAGLDQLFLLRPKEPVDERIVIVEINEPDITKLKQWPINDEILSNVLIKIKQQKPIAIGLDIYRDLPLDPGHQKLVKVFETTPNLIGVQKVSESSNSFSVGSPPELRKRNQVGANDFPLDKDAKIRRALLYAGLKDGSNLESFGLKLALLYLQPQGITEKPAANNPNYLQLGKGIFPYFETNDGGYVGANAGSYQILLNYRGTINRFPVVSINDVLENRISQNLMRGKIVLIGATSESLNDLFWTPYSSKIFGTPERMPGVAIHANLISQILSSALEGRPQIKTLSEPIEWLWILVWSIVWSIVGSTLVVTSLYWQQKYSRLPLILLIANNTSSIVIVGGCGCLLGGSYLAFLSGWWLRFVPSILSLVGSVIITAIINKILTKNRLEKFQFPRTLELIFEICSTNPVVGCLSIEYLITATQKPEITTQSLSSIAVSALASCKNPDEIAPMVLFTCDKAVTQAPNNCKIRDSRGIARALTGDYQGAILDFEAYIAQTKDKDSRARRQRWVKDLKADKNPFTDDELKRLRNQ; via the coding sequence ATGAGTGAACAGCAGATAAATAACGATCGCTCTTTGCAACAATTAGCTTGGGCAATTCAAGCTTCTGTCGGACAGTTTAAGCTGATTTTGGCAAAGTGTAATTATCTGCAACAGCGCGATCGCTTAATTGCCAGATTACAGGAAATCTCTGCTGTCAAGATTAGCGTTTTAGTACTCAAACCATCACAAAGGACACTTTACACCGCCATTCGTGAGGAATGTGGGGATGATATCCAAGCTTTAACGATCCTGGGGTTAGAAAAATTGCAAGATTTGCCCCAAATGTTGATTGCTGCTAATCAGGTGCGGGAGGAGTTTCGTAAAAATCTCCCCTTCCCGATTGTGTTGTGGGTTAACGATGAAATTCACACACAAATGATGCAATTAGCACCGGATTTAGAGAGTTGGGCAACCACCAAAAAATTTGCGATTACTATTAATGAATTAACTAATTTTCTTCAACAGACAGCATCACAATTATTTGACAATATTTTAAATATCAATTTAGAACTTATTGCAGAAATTCAATCAGCTTGGCAAGAATTACAAGTCTGGACACAAGATTTAACACCTGAGTTAAAAGCGAACTGTGATTTTGTCTTAGGCTTAGTTGCATATATCAATAAAAATCTTGATGCGGCGATTGAGCATTACAATCAAAGCTGGGATTATTGGCAGACAAATAATGATTTTGAGCGTCAAGGAAAAATACTTACACAAATTACTATTTGCTATTACGAAAAAGCGAGAGCAGATGACAGAAATCACCCCTATGTTAGAAATCATGAGGCGGTGGATGCAGCGTTTGATAGTATAGCCGCAACCTTTAGAGTGTCGGCGGTGAATCAGGAAACAATTACCAATTATCTTCAGCAAACTATTGCCGCATTTCAAGCCGCCCAACGCCCCGATTTAATTGCCAATTCTCTAGATCAATTCGGCATTATTCTGAGGTATTTAGAAGATTGGCAACAACTCAAAACTTTAGCTCAACAGGCTTTAATTGTTCATGAAGCCGAGAATAATACTCTAAAAATATCTCAGGATTATAGCTTTTTAGCAGAAACAGAATTAGCACAGCAGCACTGGCAACCAGCCCAAAAATTAGCCGAAACAGCATTAAAATTCTTATCTACGACTCATCAGCCCGTACCACTGGAATTATCGCCGATAAATGTCATCGCTCATCAGCAAAAGTTATTATTAATCATCGCCCAAGCACAAGATAATTTAGCACAATGTCAAGCGGCAATTAATAATTTAGAACAAGCTAGAAAATTAAGTATTACAGACAACGACCCTCAGCTTTACTTGAGTATTCTCGCTAATTTACACAGCATATATTTTGAGCAAAAGCAATATCTTAAAGCATTTGATGCCAAACTAGAAGCCCGTTCCATCGAGCAGCAATTTGGTTTGCGGGCGTTTATTGGTGCAGGGAGATTACAAGCGACAAAACAGTTAGATACCCAAGTTTTAGCAGCGTTACAAATTGATAATCAAGATAATATTGCCCCAGAAATCGCCGCATCTGGCCGTCAATTGGATGTAGAACGGGTAATAGAACGCATCGGTCGCCCGGATTATAAATTAATCGTCATTCATGGGCAATCGGGTGTAGGTAAAAGTTCCTTAGTTAATGCGGGACTGATTCCGGCTTTGAAACGGAAAGCGATTGGTGTGCAAGATAATTTAGTCGTTGCTATTCGCGTGTATACCAACTGGGTGGAAGAGTTGGGGCGAGTGTTGCAGGACAGGGAGGACAAGGGAGACAAGGAGAGAAGTCGGAGCGCCGGCTTCCGGCGATCTGAACTTCGGAGGGACAAGGGGGAGTTAAGACGTAGAAATTCGGGTTCTGAAGGCGATAATTCTGGTTTTTTACCTGACAGTTCGAGTTCTGAAGGCGAAAGTTCGAGTTCGGAACACGACACTCCGAGCTTTTTACTCGACAATCCAAGTTCGGAACACGACAATCCAAGCTTTTTACTCGACACTCCGAGTTCGGAACACGACAATCCAAGCTTTTTACTCGACAATCCGAGTTCGGAACATGACAATCCAAGCTTTTTACCCGAAACTCCGAGTTCGGAACATGACAATCCAAGCTTTTTACCCGAAACTCCGAGTTCCGAACCTCAAACTTCCCCTTCTCCCCTGTCTTCCCGAAGTTCTGATCGGAGGTTTCCTCCGTTCAGACTTCTCTCCTTGTCTCCCTTGTCCCCCTTGTCCCCCTCACCACCCGTCCTTCTCGCTCAACTGCGAAACAACGAACAACGCAACCTGCGAACTGTACTAATTTTCGACCAATTTGAAGAATTTTTCTTCGTTTACCCAGAACCAAAACAAAGACGGCAGTTTTTTGAGTTCCTGGGAGAATGTCTTAATATCCTCTCTGTAAAAGTGATTTTGTCACTGCGGGTAGATTACTTGCATTATTTGCTGGAATGCAATCGCCTTGCGAGTCTGAAGATTATTGGCAATGATATTCTCAGCAATAATGTGCTTTATGAGTTGGGGAATTTTTCGCCCGATGATGCTAAGGCAATTATTCAGCGCTTAACCCAGAATACTAGCTTTTATTTAGAACCTGCGTTAATTGATAAGCTAGTTCAAGATTTAGCTGGGGAAGTGGGAGAAGTACGCCCGATTGAATTGCAGGTGATAGGGGCGCAATTGCAAACCGAGAATATTACAACTTTGGCGAAGTATCAAGAATTAGGGGGTAACGCTAAAGAAGAATTAGTGAAGCGCTACTTAGCAGAGGTGGTTGATGACTGCGGTGTAGAGAATCAACAAGCGGCGGAATTGTTGCTGTATTTGCTCACTGATGAAAAAGGGACTCGCCCCCTGAAGACTCGTACTGAACTAGAACGGGATTTACAAGCATTAGTGGCAGATGTCGCCGCAGATAGCAATAAATTAGATTTGATCTTAGAGATTTTTGTCAAATCTGGCTTAGTTGTTTTATTACCAGAAAACCCCGCAGACCGTTATCAATTGGTGCATGATTATTTAGCCGCCTTTATCCGCCAGCAACAGGAACCGAAGTTAAAGCAGGTAATGGCTGAACTGGAAGAAGAAAGAAAACAAAGAAAAATCAGTGAAGATAAGCTCCTCATTTTTGAACAACGGCAACAGGCTAACCAAACACTTTCTATTGCTCAAGCAAGAGCAAAACAAGAAGCTTTACCTCGCAAAATTTTTCCTGATTGGAAAGAAATATTTGGAGCCATAACATTTATCTGCATAATTATAATCTTGCGCTCTTTAGGGTTATTACAGTTGTTAGAATTGGCAGGTTTGGATCAATTGTTTCTTTTACGTCCAAAAGAGCCTGTTGATGAGCGTATTGTTATAGTTGAGATTAATGAACCAGACATCACCAAATTGAAGCAGTGGCCGATCAATGATGAAATACTTTCTAATGTCTTAATTAAGATCAAGCAGCAAAAACCTATAGCAATAGGTCTTGATATTTATCGAGACTTACCTTTGGATCCCGGCCATCAAAAATTAGTAAAAGTATTTGAGACTACGCCCAACTTGATTGGGGTACAAAAGGTATCTGAAAGTTCTAATAGTTTTTCTGTTGGTTCGCCTCCCGAACTCAGGAAAAGAAATCAAGTAGGAGCGAATGATTTTCCCTTAGATAAAGATGCCAAAATCCGTCGAGCATTGCTATACGCAGGTTTGAAAGATGGTAGCAATCTTGAAAGCTTTGGGCTGAAATTAGCATTATTGTATTTGCAACCTCAAGGAATTACTGAAAAACCCGCAGCAAATAATCCCAACTATTTGCAGTTGGGTAAAGGTATTTTTCCTTATTTTGAAACTAATGATGGTGGTTACGTGGGGGCAAATGCGGGTAGTTACCAAATACTCTTAAACTACCGAGGGACAATTAATCGTTTCCCAGTAGTATCTATAAATGATGTGTTAGAGAATCGGATTTCACAAAACTTGATGCGAGGAAAGATTGTTTTAATTGGTGCTACATCTGAAAGTTTGAACGATCTTTTTTGGACACCTTATAGCAGTAAGATATTTGGTACGCCAGAACGTATGCCTGGTGTCGCAATTCATGCGAATTTGATTAGTCAAATTTTGAGTTCGGCTTTGGAGGGTCGTCCACAAATCAAAACTTTATCTGAACCGATAGAGTGGTTGTGGATTTTAGTTTGGTCAATAGTATGGTCAATAGTAGGGTCAACACTAGTTGTTACTTCGTTGTATTGGCAACAAAAATATAGTAGATTGCCTTTAATTCTTTTAATCGCTAATAATACTAGTAGTATCGTCATTGTAGGTGGCTGTGGCTGTTTGCTGGGAGGAAGTTACCTAGCTTTTCTTTCTGGTTGGTGGTTACGATTCGTACCTTCAATTCTTTCGCTAGTGGGTTCTGTAATTATCACAGCAATTATTAATAAAATACTAACCAAGAATAGATTAGAAAAATTTCAATTTCCCCGTACTCTTGAGTTAATTTTTGAGATTTGTTCTACAAATCCTGTTGTCGGTTGTTTATCAATTGAGTACTTGATTACTGCAACTCAAAAGCCAGAAATTACTACTCAATCTCTAAGTAGTATCGCTGTAAGCGCTTTGGCCAGTTGCAAAAATCCAGATGAAATAGCACCTATGGTGTTATTTACCTGTGACAAAGCAGTTACTCAAGCACCAAATAATTGCAAAATTCGTGATAGTCGTGGTATCGCTAGGGCGCTAACAGGCGATTACCAAGGGGCAATTTTAGATTTTGAAGCCTACATCGCCCAGACTAAAGATAAAGATAGCAGAGCTAGACGGCAACGCTGGGTAAAAGACCTCAAAGCAGATAAAAATCCTTTCACAGATGATGAACTGAAACGCTTGCGGAATCAGTAA
- a CDS encoding transposase: protein MGGFADLKQLAWEVYGFDGGKKVKGRKRHIVVDSQGLLIGVLVTEANPREHLGAVVVLDEAVEELSKLEVIWVDQGYSGENFAQAVKQVCGEKVRVEVIQMMLKRMAS from the coding sequence TTGGGCGGCTTCGCCGACTTGAAGCAACTGGCGTGGGAGGTCTACGGCTTTGATGGTGGTAAAAAGGTTAAAGGGCGTAAGCGCCATATCGTTGTAGATTCACAAGGATTGTTGATTGGTGTTTTAGTTACTGAAGCAAATCCAAGAGAGCATTTAGGGGCTGTGGTCGTGCTAGATGAAGCTGTTGAAGAATTGTCTAAATTGGAAGTTATTTGGGTAGATCAAGGTTATTCGGGCGAAAACTTTGCTCAAGCTGTCAAGCAAGTTTGTGGAGAAAAGGTTCGAGTTGAGGTGATTCAAATGATGCTAAAGCGAATGGCATCTTAA
- a CDS encoding transcriptional regulator: MGYNLDTALLGAMVKTKRGSKGLRDTAKEIGNISSATLSRVENGKMPDMETFLLLCNWLQVLPSELFKKTEESEASSGLNTLDTIEIQLRASKKLDPAVANALAELVKAAYRDNAQQSDN; this comes from the coding sequence ATGGGATACAACTTAGACACAGCTTTATTAGGCGCAATGGTGAAAACGAAGCGAGGGAGCAAGGGTTTGCGAGATACAGCTAAAGAAATAGGTAATATTAGTTCTGCTACACTCTCACGGGTAGAAAATGGCAAAATGCCTGATATGGAAACCTTTTTACTACTTTGCAATTGGCTACAAGTGTTACCATCTGAACTATTTAAGAAAACAGAAGAATCCGAAGCTTCCTCCGGCTTAAATACATTAGACACAATAGAAATTCAATTGCGAGCATCGAAAAAACTCGATCCAGCAGTAGCCAATGCACTGGCAGAATTAGTCAAAGCAGCGTATCGGGATAATGCTCAACAAAGCGACAATTAA